One Acidobacteriota bacterium genomic window carries:
- a CDS encoding sigma-70 family RNA polymerase sigma factor — protein sequence MGARGDSPDVQGLVDHLFRHEAGRMVAALTRSLGPAWLPLAEEAVQDALLQALKRWPFHGVPDQPGAWLYRVARNRALDRLRRDASFRGKEEAVRRSLLDAAPPDPEAGARLPGEVTDDQLRLIFLCCHPELPRDGRVALTLKTVAGFSVGEIARAFLVRGTTVAQRLVRAQRRIRRREIPFEMPDPEQLPERLDAVLEVLYLFFNEGYSAAGGDALVRADLCAEALRLTEHLAGYLESREEAFVEEEVRREAGACGEKDDERGLTTGAAAHALAALLCFQSSRLPARADERGDPVLLGEQDRRRWDQRLVQRAFAHLERAASGRRLTAYHLQAAIAAEHATAESLDATDWPAILRLYDQLHTLNPSPIVALNRAVALARVDGPAAALAALDALTDEPAVAHYYLFHATRGELLRQLHHPTQAATAYRRALECSMSEPEARFLRRRLAEL from the coding sequence GTGGGAGCGCGGGGGGACAGCCCGGACGTCCAGGGGTTGGTGGACCATCTGTTTCGCCACGAGGCGGGGCGGATGGTCGCCGCCCTGACCCGTTCCCTGGGGCCGGCGTGGCTGCCGCTGGCGGAGGAGGCGGTGCAGGATGCGTTGCTCCAGGCGCTCAAGCGCTGGCCCTTCCACGGCGTGCCGGACCAGCCCGGGGCGTGGCTCTACCGCGTCGCCCGCAACCGCGCGCTGGATCGGCTGCGGCGGGACGCCAGCTTTCGCGGCAAGGAGGAGGCGGTGCGCCGGTCGCTCCTCGACGCGGCGCCGCCGGATCCGGAGGCCGGCGCGCGGCTGCCCGGGGAGGTCACCGACGACCAGCTGCGGCTGATCTTCCTCTGCTGCCACCCCGAACTGCCGCGGGACGGCCGGGTGGCGTTGACTCTCAAGACCGTGGCGGGGTTCAGCGTCGGGGAGATCGCCCGCGCCTTCCTGGTGCGGGGCACCACCGTGGCTCAGCGCCTGGTGCGCGCCCAGCGGCGCATCCGCCGGCGGGAGATTCCCTTCGAAATGCCCGATCCGGAGCAGCTGCCGGAGCGCCTCGACGCGGTGCTAGAGGTGCTCTACTTGTTCTTCAACGAAGGCTACTCCGCCGCCGGCGGCGACGCCCTGGTACGGGCGGATCTCTGTGCCGAGGCGCTGCGGCTCACGGAGCATCTGGCGGGCTACCTGGAGAGCCGGGAGGAGGCTTTCGTGGAGGAGGAGGTCCGTAGAGAGGCGGGGGCTTGTGGGGAGAAGGACGACGAGCGCGGTCTCACCACCGGCGCCGCGGCCCACGCTCTGGCGGCGCTGCTCTGCTTCCAGTCCTCCCGCCTGCCCGCCCGCGCCGACGAGCGCGGCGATCCGGTGCTGCTGGGGGAGCAGGATCGCCGGCGGTGGGATCAGCGGCTGGTGCAGCGGGCCTTCGCGCACCTCGAACGCGCCGCTTCGGGCCGGCGATTGACGGCGTACCATCTGCAGGCCGCCATCGCCGCCGAGCACGCCACCGCCGAGAGCCTCGACGCCACCGATTGGCCCGCCATCCTGCGCCTCTACGACCAGCTCCACACCTTGAACCCGTCGCCCATCGTGGCCCTCAACCGCGCCGTGGCGCTGGCTCGGGTGGACGGCCCGGCGGCGGCTCTCGCGGCCCTCGACGCCCTCACCGACGAGCCGGCCGTGGCGCACTACTATCTCTTCCACGCCACCCGTGGCGAGCTCCTCCGCCAGCTCCACCACCCCACCCAGGCCGCCACCGCCTACCGCCGGGCCCTCGAATGCTCCATGAGCGAGCCCGAGGCGCGGTTCCTGCGGCGGCGGCTGGCGGAGTTGTAG
- a CDS encoding YciI family protein, giving the protein MAEFMLLLHESTTAASEMSPEEIQAIIAKYQAWNDSLAEAGKLVGGAKLADEGGKILTGSNAAPRVIDGPYSETKEIVGGYFTVRAADYDEAVEIARGCPHLDFGGRIEIRRIDELD; this is encoded by the coding sequence ATGGCTGAGTTCATGCTGTTGTTGCACGAGAGCACCACCGCGGCGTCGGAGATGAGTCCGGAGGAGATCCAGGCGATCATCGCGAAGTATCAGGCTTGGAATGACAGCCTGGCAGAAGCGGGGAAGCTGGTGGGAGGCGCCAAGCTGGCGGATGAGGGGGGGAAGATCCTGACCGGGTCCAACGCCGCGCCGCGGGTGATCGACGGGCCGTATAGCGAGACGAAGGAGATCGTCGGCGGCTACTTCACCGTGCGGGCTGCCGATTACGACGAGGCGGTGGAAATCGCCCGCGGATGTCCGCACCTGGACTTCGGTGGGCGCATCGAGATCCGGCGCATCGACGAGCTCGACTAG